From a single Gimesia fumaroli genomic region:
- a CDS encoding PIG-L family deacetylase, with amino-acid sequence MNTELPEPLDVIAVGAHPDDVEIACGGTLAKLVHQGYRVGIIDLTDGEPTPLSPGPEFRLEEARNAADILGIHVRKTLELTNRRLFDSFENRVALASLFRKYRPQVVLGLAGKTPMASPDHWQAMQITDAAVFYSRLTKWNEHFDHTEPHTIKKQVWFPLGFGSLNYPEGSGQFVVDISDTLEQKLESIRAYESQFPPEKDRVFRLVESQNKLLGTSAGFEAGELFICSTTLGVRDLVQTVCP; translated from the coding sequence ATGAATACAGAACTTCCCGAACCACTTGACGTAATCGCCGTTGGTGCTCACCCTGATGATGTTGAGATTGCCTGTGGAGGGACCTTGGCAAAACTCGTTCATCAAGGGTATCGCGTGGGAATCATCGACTTGACCGATGGGGAACCAACGCCATTGAGCCCAGGGCCTGAATTTCGATTGGAAGAAGCCCGGAATGCAGCAGACATTCTGGGAATTCATGTTCGCAAAACATTGGAACTGACCAATCGTCGTCTGTTCGATAGCTTTGAAAATCGAGTTGCATTAGCCTCTCTCTTTCGCAAATATCGTCCTCAGGTTGTTCTGGGACTTGCCGGAAAAACTCCGATGGCTTCCCCCGACCACTGGCAAGCCATGCAGATTACTGATGCCGCCGTTTTTTACTCACGTCTGACAAAATGGAACGAACATTTCGACCATACCGAGCCGCACACGATCAAAAAACAGGTCTGGTTTCCCCTCGGCTTTGGATCATTGAATTACCCGGAGGGCAGCGGTCAGTTTGTGGTAGACATTTCAGATACACTAGAGCAAAAATTGGAATCGATTCGCGCTTATGAATCGCAGTTTCCTCCTGAAAAAGACAGGGTCTTCCGGCTTGTTGAAAGTCAGAACAAACTTCTGGGAACCAGTGCCGGCTTTGAA